A window of Juglans regia cultivar Chandler chromosome 7, Walnut 2.0, whole genome shotgun sequence contains these coding sequences:
- the LOC108995291 gene encoding uncharacterized protein LOC108995291, whose product MGRFREALEMGGLFDLGWKGDKYTWSNKHGDETFTKERLDRAVANIRWKRMFKEGWVEVLAARCSDHRPILLYVNQKFSSERKRKRLFRYEAKWSLEEDCEEVIKRAWQVKTMGRDTEKDLQLLLEDSREAFQSWSRKITLDKGRLIKEKTERLKKLQEDEGSHNMMEIKKIQEEIGTCLEMEDLKWRQRAKLDWYIHGD is encoded by the coding sequence ATGGGTAGGTTTAGAGAAGCATTGGAGATGGGAGGTTTGTTTGATTTAGGGTGGAAGGGTGATAAATATACTTGGAGTAATAAGCATGGGGATGAGACTTTCACAAAAGAGAGGCTTGATAGAGCAGTAGCTAATATAAGGTGGAAAAGGATGTTTAAGGAAGGGTGGGTAGAAGTTCTGGCAGCTAGGTGCTCTGACCATAGACCTATCTTACTTTATGTGAACCAGAAATTTTCAAgtgaaaggaagaggaagaggttgTTCAGATATGAGGCCAAATGGTCTTTGGAGGAAGATTGTGAAGAAGTTATAAAAAGAGCTTGGCAAGTGAAAACAATGGGTAGGGACACAGAAAAGGATCTGCAGTTGCTACTGGAAGACAGTAGAGAAGCCTTTCAAAGCTGGAGCAGGAAGATTACTCTAGATAAGGGGAGACttataaaggaaaaaacagaaaggcttaaaaaattacaagaagatGAAGGGAGTCACAATATGATGGagataaagaaaatacaagaggaGATAGGGACCTGTCTTGAGATGGAGGACTTAAAGTGGAGGCAAAGGGCCAAGTTGGATTGGTACATTCATGGGGATTGA
- the LOC108995292 gene encoding uncharacterized protein LOC108995292: MNELEKRWESMKLTEEESKCIDLDDEIPEELKNKEDCSLVGKVWVERSISRMVIENTMAKVWRISRKAQFWEVGTNMFVMTFANQADKQRILQGRPWLFDNQMFVIMQLNGSIPPQKMDFSRERMWIQLHNLPLACMNKDRGEVMGETIGRVLEVETLVDGSGWGSFLRILTELDLKKPLARGRTITIKGQVLWIPVKYEKLPHFCFRCGCIIHDEVSCRGKDGEEIQFGAWMRAGVRAKFHKQGESRWSPTRNGVSIERGESAAIMKVNEVPQEQTVGKGGVETDSGFEQGGEIGQETKGSDREESNLGSSPTFKGVKDITIESQETLSEEGREERSSLREEVDNSIREMRGRGKTIGAWKRRAREQGDKTISHSVSSLSKRLFSPTVEGKEEVRGRKRQKSTSCEVLEESQLLVEAGGQPHQSL, encoded by the coding sequence ATGAATGAGCTGGAGAAGAGGTGGGAAAGTATGAAACTAACGGAGGAGGAATCCAAATGCATCGATCTAGACGATGAGATACCAGAGGAATTGAAGAACAAGGAAGATTGTAGTCTGGTAGGGAAAGTGTGGGTGGAGAGAAGCATTAGTAGGATGGTGATAGAAAATACAATGGCAAAAGTATGGAGAATTAGTAGAAAAGCTCAGTTCTGGGAGGTTGGAACAAATATGTTTGTTATGACTTTTGCCAACCAAGCTGACAAACAACGTATTCTTCAAGGAAGGCCATGGTTATTTGATAACCAGATGTTTGTGATAATGCAGCTGAATGGATCAATCCCTCCACAGAAGATGGATTTTAGTAGAGAAAGGATGTGGATTCAGTTACACAACTTACCTTTAGCATGTATGAATAAGGATAGAGGAGAGGTGATGGGGGAGACTATTGGTAGAGTGCTAGAAGTGGAGACTCTGGTTGATGGAAGTGGATGGGGGTCTTTTCTTAGAATCCTAACAGagttagatttaaaaaaaccaTTAGCTAGGGGAAGAACTATTACTATAAAAGGGCAGGTTCTCTGGATACCTGTTAAATACGAGAAACTTCCTCATTTCTGCTTCAGATGTGGGTGCATTATCCACGATGAGGTAAGTTGCAGGGGAAAGGATGGGGAGGAAATACAGTTTGGTGCTTGGATGAGGGCTGGAGTGAGAGCTAAGTTCCATAAACAAGGAGAGAGTAGATGGAGTCCAACTAGAAATGGAGTTAGCATAGAGAGAGGGGAATCAGCTGCTATAATGAAGGTGAATGAGGTTCCACAAGAGCAGACTGTTGGTAAGGGAGGGGTAGAGACTGACTCAGGGTTTGAGCAAGGGGGAGAGATAGGTCAAGAGACTAAGGGAAGTGATAGGGAAGAGAGTAATTTGGGTAGTTCACCAACTTTTAAGGGTGTGAAGGATATTACTATAGAGAGTCAGGAAACATTAAGTGAGGAAGGGAGGGAAGAAAGGAGTTCTCTGAGAGAAGAAGTTGATAATAGCATAAGGGAGATGAGGGGGAGAGGAAAAACTATAGGAGCTTGGAAGAGAAGAGCAAGAGAACAAGGTGACAAAACTATTTCTCATAGTGTCTCCAGCCTTTCAAAGAGATTATTTAGTCCAACTGTTGAAGGGAAGGAGGAGGTAAGGGGGAGGAAGAGGCAAAAAAGTACCAGTTGTGAGGTGCTTGAAGAGTCACAACTTTTGGTGGAGGCTGGTGGACAGCCCCACCAATCATTATGA
- the LOC108995349 gene encoding probable polyol transporter 6, with protein sequence MGGEMMEGGQLVDDRAPLNKYALGCTLVISMITIIFGYDTGVMSGAMIFIEDDLEINDIQVSVLAGILNLCALVGSLIAGRVSDYIGRRYTIVLASIIFLIGSVLMGYGPSYGVLLSGRCIAGIGVGFALMIAPVYTAEISPPSSRGFLTSLPDIAISFGILVGYVSNYLFSKLTLKLGWRMMLGVAAIPSLALAFGILYMPESPRWLAMQGRLGEAKSMLLKISSSKEDAERRFRDIKLAVGVDENCTDNVVQVSKSSKGHGAWKELLLRPTPSVRKILFVAIGLHFFDHATGIEAVVLYSPRIFKAAGVVDKRKLLLATVGVGVTKTLFIFIATFLLDRVGRRVLLLIGTTGMVAALTTLGFALTMVEHSEEKLMWALILSICAVYTFVAFFSMGMGPIAWVYLSEIFPLRVRALGVGIGVAVNRVMNATVSMSFISIYKAITIGGAFFMFAGLGLCSLAFIYFCMPETKGKSLEEVEELFGKKERDLGIETTRSNVQHP encoded by the exons ATGGGGGGAGAGATGATGGAGGGAGGCCAGCTGGTGGATGACCGGGCGCCGTTGAACAAATATGCCCTTGGCTGCACTTTAGTTATCTCCATGATCACCATCATATTTGGCTATG ACACTGGTGTTATGAGTGGCGCCATGATATTCATCGAAGATGATCTCGAGATCAATGACATTCAAGTATCAGTCCTCGCCGGAATCCTTAACCTATGCGCCTTGGTGGGTTCCCTTATTGCAGGGAGAGTTTCAGATTACATTGGTCGTCGTTACACAATTGTTTTGGCCTCCATTATTTTCTTGATCGGCTCAGTTCTAATGGGATATGGCCCGAGCTATGGAGTACTACTCTCCGGAAGGTGTATCGCCGGTATTGGCGTGGGCTTTGCCCTCATGATTGCACCAGTTTACACTGCGGAGATTTCCCCTCCATCGTCCCGAGGCTTTCTGACATCGCTACCGGACATTGCCATCAGCTTTGGCATCTTAGTTGGCTATGTTTCAAATTACCTCTTCTCTAAATTGACTTTGAAACTTGGATGGAGGATGATGCTTGGAGTTGCAGCAATCCCTTCTCTTGCCTTGGCTTTCGGCATCTTATACATGCCAGAGTCACCAAGGTGGCTTGCCATGCAAGGTCGTCTTGGAGAAGCCAAGAGCATGCTGCTGAAAATATCCAGCAGTAAAGAAGATGCAGAAAGAAGGTTCCGAGACATAAAACTGGCCGTTGGGGTCGATGAAAACTGCACAGACAATGTTGTCCAGGTTTCCAAATCTTCTAAGGGCCACGGGGCTTGGAAAGAACTGCTTTTAAGGCCTACCCCTTCTGTCCGCAAGATCTTATTCGTAGCAATCGGACTTCATTTCTTCGATCATGCAACAGGCATTGAGGCAGTTGTGTTATACAGTCCAAGAATCTTCAAGGCAGCTGGAGTCGTTGACAAGAGAAAGCTCTTGCTTGCCACAGTTGGGGTAGGAGTAACAAAGACTTTGTTCATATTTATAGCCACGTTTCTGCTGGACAGAGTTGGGAGAAGGGTACTCTTGCTGATAGGCACAACGGGCATGGTTGCAGCCCTAACAACGTTAGGGTTTGCTCTCACCATGGTTGAGCACTCTGAAGAGAAACTGATGTGGGCGCTGATCCTAAGCATTTGTGCAGTCTATACATTTGTGGCATTCTTTTCAATGGGTATGGGACCGATTGCATGGGTCTATCTCTCTGAGATATTCCCTCTGAGAGTGAGGGCGCTTGGAGTTGGAATTGGCGTGGCTGTGAATCGGGTCATGAACGCCACAGTTTCAATGAGTTTCATTTCAATCTACAAAGCCATAACAATCGGTGGAGCTTTCTTTATGTTTGCTGGTCTTGGTTTGTGTTCTTTGGCGTTCATCTATTTCTGTATGCCAGAGACCAAAGGGAAGTCTTTGGAAGAGGTTGAGGAATTGTTTGGGAAAAAGGAGAGAGATTTAGGTATAGAAACTACTAGAAGCAACGTCCAGCACCCATAG